Genomic segment of Engystomops pustulosus chromosome 8, aEngPut4.maternal, whole genome shotgun sequence:
AACACTAAAGAGGTCGTAAACATTTGATTCTTAaaagggaataataataataatacatatttattattcccatttattattaataacaatattgaataacaacaacaataacatataataaaatattaattttatataataataaagaataataataatagcaacaaCAGCCTGAACAGTTCcctgtacaaaataaataaataaaatgtatacttCCCTTCTCGGCGCTCCTGTTTTCCTGCATGCTCTGCTCCGATAACTACCACCTGCCTGGCGTGCCCACCCGTCCCCTGTCCAGGAGTCTGATACAACATTAGTATAAATGTGTATCAGACGCTGGGACAGGGGACGGGTGGCTGTGCAGGAGAACATAAGCACAGAGAAGGTAAATATAAAGAAATCCAGCTCAggtctgtatattttttttaaaggggacaacccctttaaggatctggTAGTGGTCCCACAGCGGCAGAACACCCACCAATCTATCACCAAAACTGCTCTTATTtattgatggagcagcaggtcaaccCCTAGATTCAATACTATGGCATCAGGGGTTGCACAACATTTTTTATCGGAGAAGAATGAAATTTTCACTGCGCGAGTGGACACAACACAAACGGTGCATTATACGGTGTAGGGACCCAAGGTGGGCATTACACTATTTGGGAATACTAAAGAGGCATTAAACCGTATGGGGGAAATGTACTCTGGGATCTCTGGCACTCCCACCCAATGTATACAAGAGTGCCAGAAATACCTGAGCGCTATGCTCAGCAAATGACGCTCCCTTAAATGGAGCGGCAGTAAGAATGGAGATTGGTGGGTGTCTCAGCACAATCAGATTGTTAGCCCACATCTATAATCAAAGTTGGAGCAAACCCTTTAATACACGAAGTATATGAAGTTTTTTCTATGCAGACACTTACATCATCGTATATAAAGTTGACCATTCCTTGCTGCATGCTGTCTCTTCGTCGGAAGGCATCTGTGTGAACAAGGACAAGTGTTAAATATTTGACAACTTTTTGGTAAATGTTTCCATGTGAGGCAGCGAGACCATCGTGTATTACGACTCTATCCAGGGCCTCGATTCTTCTCCCATTTCTAAGCTCCGATATCTCATATCTAAATCCTTGATCTCCCCTTTAGTATCCTGACAATGCCACATTTTGAGGCGGTAACCTTCATTGTGTAGGACGTCAGAATCAAACTACTCAGTGAGACACAGGGCAGGGGACGCAGCGTCACCTCCGGGGTTTATGCCCTTAAGGAGAGTTTCACTATATAAACAGCAGATGTGGTCATAAATGATAAATGCAAGAAGACAAACGCTGAACACATCAATACATAAGAGCGATAAATTTACCGTTGTTCCCGGCACGTTACATGTCATCAGCATCACATCCCACCTTCCTAATCACAATACACTCACTACACAGCTCAGACATAATAGaggtttaataaaaataaacaaagtcCTAATCAAGGGGACTTTTTATTGTAAAACCAAATCTgcactgaggcatcatgggattgattgctggggggggataTGCATTGTCTGCAAACCAGATATACAAGTTCTCAACCTGGCTCCCCGAGATGAATGGCGCAGACGGTCGGGCATGTCCGTTTTGCTCCATCCATCTCAGGGAAGGgggtgaatgaaaaaaaaaaaaataaataaaaatggtttACTCCATTCTTACCTGTTAGAGCCCGGAGCTTGACGCAGCAGGCGACGTAGTCGTCAAAGAATATCCTTCCGTTCTTACTGTAACGCTTCACTATAGCATTCAGGGTGGGAGGGTTTAATCTGTAGCCTACAATAAAATGGTACAAGACATGTAAATCAAGAGGAGCCGCCAATCATCTCGCATCAACATAACCAGGGCCGTTCTACTCCTCATCCAAGGATCTCGGCCAGGGGGGTGAGCTACATTTATTGCTCCACTGTCATACTTCTAAACTATAATGGCCGCACCAGTAagcagcaccctagatgcaccaaaaaccacagtacagcacatccCCCCTCCTCTAGAAATTATATATACCCCACAGAAACCACATGCTACatacagagcagacaataatactgaagacccccagagtatacaatactacaggagacccccagcgcAAACAAATATTAGAGATTGcatagcagacaataatactaGAGACACTATAGaatacaatactggagaccccagagcagacaaaacaaaaaacaaaaaaaaaaaaatctataaatcctCCCTGCCCCGCACTGCAGTGTcccttctcctccatgtgccgctctgtGTTGTATGGGCCGACATCAGAACTGTGTAAGGAGCAGGAGTGGACCCGGGAGCTGTACAGCAAagccgccaagtacttaccactcctgggtcctgACCTTGACCAGTGTGAGCACAGAGTgcagctgcaggagaggacccagagcaGCAAGAACTTCTCAGCTGCCCTCATCGctacccggcctcctgcaccaatgatttTCCATCAGCTACGGAAGTGCTCATTGGACAGGGGGCAGACCACAACtcatggcttcacaggctgtatgTGGCCTGTCGGTGTGGCTTGTGAACCACTGAGATATGGAGAGAATGAACATTGCATGCTCCTCCCAGCCAGGATAGACGCAACCTTCTCTAGCTTCTCACGTGAtactgtgctgaggcatcatggaatTGATAACAGACAACAGAGATTGATCAGAAACCATGTTGACTGTTACATTTATCTAAGACAAGAGGCTGGTCACACTGCACTAGTCCATCATGTACACGGCACACAGGTCAGCGGTGTAAGGGTTAATCCAAGGGCTTGGAGAACTTCTGCAACCACTTTCTGTAGCAGTAAGTACACAAAAGTGTGCAGCAGCTTCCAGCATTTATAGCAGGATTGTGCATGACAGGAGCCCATAATGTAGGATCCCCCTGGCGCTGTTGTGCATTGGGCCCAAGCCCCGGTAATGGATTCACACACATAGATCTAGAGAAAGAACAGCGTGTCAAGTACGTCAAACACACAGCCGCTTACCCATAGACAGGATGGCCTGGTTCATCTCGTGAGGCTCCACTGTCCCGCTTCTATCATGATCCACTGCACAGAAGTTCTGTTTCCAGGCGTTCAGGGCCCCCCACAGCTCTTTGAATTCATTGAATCCCATTTTTCCTGTAAAGTCCCTCTGGTTTGGGTTATGTGAAGGATTTAATCATAAATGTATGGAGCAGGACTAGCAAAAAATACAGAACTTCACATTTATCATTGTGCTGCACGGATCATTGTCCCAAGCAGTGACGTGATGCGGGCGTAGGGGTCGCTACTAAAGGACAGGGATTGGCACATACAATGTCTGGCCCCAAATTGCTTCCAATCTGACCACAGTAGATTGACAGTTTAAGGGATACCTTCCAAGCTGGGACCCCCAGTGCTCATGGGGACACAAGATCCTGTTAGCACTAATGGGCGGAGCAagtgtcctgccactccattcaatttcatgacagtggccaaagcttgccgagcacagcgctcaccCATCTGTGGCCAGTGCCACAGAACCGAATGGAGAGGCAGGACACATGCTTTGATTCCCATTCTCCCAATTGCTGGGGAAGGTCCTGTTCTCAGGTTTCAGTCCCAGTTTTCAGACCCTCATTGATTAGGAAGTTATGCCCTAACCCCTGAATTGTCTTACTAAAgtgagagaacccctttaaatatagggGATTCACTGGTGTATCTTATGCtagataataattctttacttgTATAGCACACAGGTTGCGAAGTGCTGTACAGAGcttttgccagatcagtccctgtccccaatgggactcacaatctgatcaacctatcagtatgttttggagtgtaagagaaaaccggaggacccggaggaaacccacgcaaacatggagaggacatacaaaatctttgccgatgctgggacttgaacccagatccccagcgctgcaaggctgtagtgctaaccactgagccaccgtgctgccctagagATTCCTTATAGCATCTGCCAACAGCACGTCCGTAATAATACTGATGACCGTGAAACCATTCGCTTTTTACCGCCCAAAAGGATACGTCCAACATGGCGATCATAATCCGACAGGTTTCTAGGCTAAAGGCTGGAATAcaaattaaaatcaattaaaaaatataatcgATTTGAAACTTGCATTTAGTCAAACAACAGAAAACAAACCTCTAAATAAATTATGGAAAAGAACAGGTTAATGAATAATGTCTCACAGATATATGCAGTAAATCTATACACTTCCGGATGTTTGTAGatgatacatacaatatacagttaCATCTACATTCTGAATTCTATGTACGACATTACACGGGCATCTGGTGTTGCATCATAAGACACTAAAAGACAagtgtaaagttttttttcttgtacaaatcaatagctcttgggatgtagaaaaactttgcctattattATCTTTGTGACCTGCATCCATCGGTTTCTTGGCTATgaccctcagattatctcagtgctgcagtagTTGCTTCCTCTGCCTTtgctgacaagctctgtgcatttGTCTTATAAACAAATCTACAGTCTCACAAGACGGGAGGGGTTGCTGCTCccagctcacagaggaggaggtcatgtgacagtgctctctgtGTATGTATCATAGCTGGATGTGTCTAGGACCATAGATACAGACGTCTCAGCACAaattagggaacaggggagatcttgtacctaatCAGTCccgtctgtgattctacagaactttctctgttttTCCTaatgctgctcccttccccagCTTGTACTACAAATTGTGTGCAGATAAGCTTTTAACTCTAAGTGCTCCCACAGCACCATATTTACTGTTTTAcctatgatttcttccacttattacatattccatgctcctccatgtgatggaagctgccaggctagtccctATATAAATCCTTAATGAATACTATGCAATGTTCAGTGGATATATTCGTAGGAATCTCACTGATAAATGACTGACTAATagaacacaaggtatcatgggatctgtgggcagattgaattggactcagcttcagggcaggTACAGGAAGGGGTTAGTCTCCGCCCAATTTACCCCTGGTGAGAAAAAGTTTTGTCCAACACTTTCAGatttttggaaagaaaagggcaagcagcacagtatgggcatcgttctgtttgtttttaaaggggaaccacatgtaaaaatttgataaaataagTATAACTTTACAGTCACTCTTAAAATGAAGTTTACTATCAAAAccaatcataataaaccagggacacttactcatagatccaggcaccgcgactgtggtaatctaatattttttatggcctcctttattctaaaattatgctaataataaACCTCCGTGCTACACAtcacaggctgatacactgtgCTGGAGGAAGCAGTGTGTGACAGTAACAGCCCGTAACCCACAGGAG
This window contains:
- the GCA gene encoding grancalcin, whose protein sequence is MAYPGYGGPYGNMNPQMGMMQQTMAPTVHGGFYGQPQYPAGDPMWGYFTAVAGQDGEIDAEELQRCLSQAGIHGSYTPFSLETCRIMIAMLDRDFTGKMGFNEFKELWGALNAWKQNFCAVDHDRSGTVEPHEMNQAILSMGYRLNPPTLNAIVKRYSKNGRIFFDDYVACCVKLRALTDAFRRRDSMQQGMVNFIYDDFLQCTMAI